The following nucleotide sequence is from Streptomyces leeuwenhoekii.
GGCACCTGGGCCAGGAAGAGCAGGATCGCCAGGGCGTTGACGAACCCGACCATCACGCTGCGCGGCACGAACCGCATCAGCTTCGCCACCCCGAGCGCCCCGAGGGCGACCTGGAAGACACCGGCGAGGATGACGGCCGCGACCAGGTATCCGAGGCCATGTTCACGGTTGAGGGGCGCGATGACCAGGGCGACCGCACCGGTCGCGGCGGAGATCATCGCCTTGCGCCCGCCCACGATCGAGATCACCACGGCCATGGTGAAGGAGGCGAACAGACCCACGCTCGGGTCGACCCCGGCGATGATCGAGAAGGAGATCGCCTCCGGGATCAGCGCCACGGCGACCACCAGCCCGGCCAGCACCTCGGTGCGCAGCACCGTCGGGGAGGCGAGCCAGTCGGGCCGGGACAGGCGCGGCTTGAGGGACGGGGACAGCGGTGAGGACATGAGACCGTTTCTGTTCTGACTTCTGCTCGGGGTTCCGCCCGGTACGGCTGGGGCGGGCCGTGAGCGGATACCGGCTTCCGGCCGGGCCCGGCGCCCACCGGGGCGGCAGCCCCGCGGGGGCCCGTCGGGCATCATTGCCCGGGGTCCTGGGAGCCGTGAGGAGACGGTTTCCGCCCTCCCTACGGCTGGAGTACGAGAAACTCTACCGTGACGTGAGAGTAGAGTGCGAAGGAGATGGGCGCGGCGATGAACGAGCGGCGGCAGATGCAGATCGGCGAGGTCGCCGAGCGGACCGGCTTGTCGCTGCGCACCATCCGCCACTACGAGGAGGCCGGGCTCGTCATCCCCTCGGCCCGCAGCAAGGGCGGTTTCCGGCTCTACACCGAGTCCGACGTCGAGCGTCTCATGGTGATCCGCCGGATGAAGCCGCTCGGCTTCTCCCTGGAGGAGATGCGGGACCTGCTGGAGATCACCGACCGGCTCGGCGCCACCGACGACCCGCCCGTCGGCGAGGAGCTCCAGCGGCTGCGCGACCGGCTGGACGCCTATCGCGTCATGGCCGACGAGCGCGTCGAGTCACTGCGGACGCGCCTGGAGATGGCCGAGGACTTCGCCGCCACCCTGCGCCGCCGCCTGCCGACCGACGTGCCCCACCCCGGGGCCTGACACCCCCCGTTCCCCACCC
It contains:
- a CDS encoding MerR family transcriptional regulator — encoded protein: MNERRQMQIGEVAERTGLSLRTIRHYEEAGLVIPSARSKGGFRLYTESDVERLMVIRRMKPLGFSLEEMRDLLEITDRLGATDDPPVGEELQRLRDRLDAYRVMADERVESLRTRLEMAEDFAATLRRRLPTDVPHPGA